In a single window of the Pseudodesulfovibrio profundus genome:
- a CDS encoding AraC family transcriptional regulator: MHDADMGHPSSTEHSTIQALPFFGGVEMLRARYVTQRFSRHFHEGYAVGYIEQGAMRFRYMGESMVASKGQINLVIPGESHDGHTAEENGWTYRMFYLPPEAILEAARAVSPKASLPHFRMGVIEDRQLADCICQTHTLLEQDNIASIEKETRLLWLLAHWISRHADQRPHWHNPGNEHKAVNRARDFIQSEYGHDTSLTELAQQVGLSPFHLVRVFQKQMGVTPHDYLTQVRAERVRERLMGKDRLADIAADCGFSDQAHMSRSFKRHTGVTPGRYRKILQNS, encoded by the coding sequence ATGCATGATGCAGACATGGGACACCCCTCCAGTACAGAGCATTCAACCATACAGGCACTTCCGTTCTTCGGGGGTGTGGAGATGCTGCGCGCCCGGTATGTGACCCAACGCTTTTCCCGCCATTTCCATGAAGGGTATGCGGTTGGATACATCGAACAGGGGGCCATGCGCTTTCGGTACATGGGGGAATCAATGGTCGCGTCCAAGGGGCAGATCAATCTGGTCATCCCCGGCGAATCCCACGACGGGCACACGGCTGAGGAGAACGGCTGGACGTACCGTATGTTCTACCTGCCGCCCGAGGCTATCCTTGAGGCGGCCAGGGCAGTCAGCCCGAAAGCATCACTCCCCCATTTTCGGATGGGCGTGATCGAGGACCGGCAACTCGCCGACTGCATCTGCCAGACCCACACCCTGCTCGAACAAGACAACATCGCTTCCATCGAAAAGGAAACACGCCTTCTGTGGCTCCTGGCCCACTGGATATCCCGACACGCTGACCAGCGACCGCATTGGCACAATCCCGGCAATGAACACAAAGCAGTCAATCGAGCGCGGGATTTCATACAGTCCGAATATGGTCACGACACATCACTCACGGAGCTGGCCCAGCAGGTCGGCTTATCCCCCTTCCATCTGGTGCGGGTATTTCAAAAACAGATGGGAGTGACTCCGCACGACTACCTGACGCAGGTCCGTGCCGAGAGAGTCAGGGAACGACTCATGGGCAAGGATCGACTGGCCGACATCGCGGCTGATTGCGGATTCTCCGATCAGGCACACATGAGCCGATCGTTCAAGCGCCACACCGGCGTCACTCCGGGACGATACCGCAAGATTCTTCAAAACTCCTG
- a CDS encoding LysM peptidoglycan-binding domain-containing protein, with protein MKKLILLAIAMCLVFAWGCSKKVQTEPEVVVVEEKEVIVEKEVTAPVTDPMDVYKAEYDALPVTHTVTKGECLWWISEYKHVYNDPFMWPLIYKANRDQIKNPDLIYPGQQFDVPRYGFDLEEVKAARKDAGAPWKALEPGEDAMLPAEMRAALGYSF; from the coding sequence ATGAAGAAGCTGATTTTACTCGCAATCGCCATGTGCCTTGTGTTCGCCTGGGGTTGTTCCAAAAAAGTGCAGACCGAACCCGAAGTGGTAGTGGTCGAGGAAAAGGAAGTGATCGTTGAAAAGGAAGTTACCGCTCCCGTCACCGATCCCATGGATGTTTACAAGGCTGAGTACGACGCTCTGCCCGTGACCCACACCGTCACCAAGGGTGAATGCCTGTGGTGGATCTCCGAGTACAAGCACGTGTACAACGATCCTTTCATGTGGCCCCTGATCTACAAAGCCAACCGTGACCAGATCAAGAACCCTGATCTGATCTACCCCGGCCAGCAGTTTGACGTGCCCCGCTACGGCTTCGACCTGGAAGAGGTCAAGGCTGCCCGCAAGGATGCCGGTGCACCGTGGAAGGCTCTGGAGCCGGGTGAAGACGCCATGCTGCCCGCAGAAATGCGTGCTGCTCTTGGCTACAGCTTCTAA
- a CDS encoding sensor histidine kinase, whose product MAHLSESGSRPLQFVKVISWSLFVIILGFSLLLSLFISKYAEQTLLEKQEEFGLLLAENVSHQVFTRFVMPVAMQYGAISLRQKKQARMLDEVVRSTVHSFHVTSLRIYDSKGLITYSLDPEEIGTQGNALYKVTRTWETAAFSSEILAKVSKVVSLFRFNLKPGSLMLRAYYPLRAERSLTDISENPIMGILEFEQDITEDFMAMLNFERLVITFSLVTSIVLFFLVMAVLHRAERLSNKQLKEKEQLIFELQQQEKLAGMGRMVSGVAHEIRNPLGIICSSSELILKRARKEESPHTRIIEALHEEAKRLSRTVAEFLDYARPKKPMMSPLDVGKLLDQVAVFMEPECEKRNVSIDRQYSEDMSAQGDKDLLYRAFYNLVANGIQAMEGQEEGHIFINAAREEGRLHVTIHDTGPGFSEECIDQVRDPFFTTKDSGTGLGLALVSTIFESHGVEMHLSNAEDGGARVDIIFPEQ is encoded by the coding sequence TTGGCACATCTCAGCGAGAGCGGCAGCAGGCCCCTCCAATTCGTCAAGGTCATTTCCTGGAGCTTGTTCGTCATCATCCTTGGCTTCAGCCTGCTGCTGTCGTTGTTCATTTCCAAGTATGCGGAACAGACGCTCTTGGAAAAACAGGAGGAGTTCGGTCTGCTGCTGGCGGAAAACGTCAGTCATCAGGTCTTTACCCGTTTCGTTATGCCCGTAGCCATGCAATACGGCGCCATCAGCCTGCGACAGAAAAAACAAGCCCGGATGCTCGATGAAGTTGTCCGTTCCACGGTTCACAGTTTTCACGTCACTTCACTGAGGATATACGACTCCAAAGGGCTGATCACCTACTCCCTTGACCCCGAGGAGATCGGCACGCAGGGTAATGCCCTCTACAAGGTCACCCGAACATGGGAGACTGCGGCCTTCTCTTCGGAGATTCTTGCCAAGGTTTCCAAGGTCGTGTCACTGTTCCGCTTCAACCTGAAGCCCGGCAGCCTCATGCTCCGTGCCTACTATCCGCTACGGGCCGAACGCAGCCTGACCGATATTTCCGAAAACCCGATCATGGGTATCCTCGAATTCGAGCAGGACATTACCGAAGATTTCATGGCCATGCTCAACTTCGAGCGGCTCGTCATCACCTTTTCCCTGGTAACGTCGATTGTTCTCTTTTTCCTGGTCATGGCAGTACTCCACCGCGCTGAACGATTGAGCAACAAACAGCTCAAGGAAAAGGAACAGCTCATTTTCGAACTGCAACAACAGGAAAAACTGGCGGGCATGGGCCGCATGGTTTCGGGCGTGGCCCACGAAATACGCAACCCCCTCGGCATCATCTGTTCCAGCTCCGAGTTGATTCTCAAAAGAGCCAGAAAGGAAGAAAGCCCGCACACCCGGATTATCGAAGCGCTGCACGAGGAAGCCAAGCGCCTCTCTCGCACAGTTGCCGAGTTCCTTGATTACGCCCGACCCAAAAAGCCCATGATGAGTCCGCTGGATGTGGGCAAACTACTGGATCAGGTGGCGGTTTTCATGGAACCCGAGTGCGAAAAGCGCAACGTGAGCATTGACCGGCAGTACTCTGAGGACATGTCGGCCCAAGGCGACAAGGACCTCCTCTACCGGGCGTTTTACAACCTTGTCGCCAATGGTATTCAGGCCATGGAAGGACAGGAGGAAGGACACATCTTCATCAATGCCGCACGCGAGGAAGGCCGTCTGCATGTCACCATACATGATACCGGCCCCGGCTTTTCCGAAGAGTGCATCGATCAGGTGCGTGATCCATTCTTCACCACCAAGGATTCCGGCACCGGACTGGGGCTGGCCCTTGTTTCGACCATTTTCGAATCCCATGGAGTTGAAATGCACCTGTCCAATGCCGAAGACGGCGGCGCCAGGGTAGACATCATCTTTCCGGAGCAGTAA
- a CDS encoding glucose-6-phosphate isomerase — protein sequence MADMLDWTSADSEKLDIATYEKRAEEMAGRLREETSAGRLPFLTMPYMAKLKQELADLKERFKGFDHMLLLGIGGSALGARALQKAFFPQQDQPDHTCPCLWIADNVDAYALEAYLAKLDPTKTIVVTVSKSGGTIETVGQYFILKEWAQKHLGDAWTKHMLLVTDEEKGFLRGEANKHGIHALPVPDHLGGRYSVLSAVGLIPAAFMGIDIDALVEGAREIVGPLTEDNLSGKVLEQHSAFQLAAWAAALQDKGFDEMIFFAYIPLWASFGDWFAQLWAESLGKEGKGSQPIPAIGVTDQHSVNQMFMDGIRNKACLFLTCPNLPAGPRFPADLPDQFDYVRNKDFGELIQAEALGTRMALSQNGVPLVEMRMGEDGPKQAGKLIALLGTATILTGWLMGINPLDQPAVELGKRLAKARMNADGLEEEKADLNNFLTADRDIREF from the coding sequence ATGGCTGATATGCTTGATTGGACAAGTGCTGACAGTGAGAAACTGGACATCGCGACCTATGAGAAACGGGCCGAGGAAATGGCCGGACGACTCCGCGAGGAGACCTCTGCCGGACGCCTCCCGTTCCTGACGATGCCCTACATGGCCAAGCTCAAACAGGAGCTTGCCGATCTGAAGGAACGCTTCAAGGGATTTGACCACATGCTCCTGCTGGGCATCGGTGGTTCCGCCCTTGGTGCCCGGGCATTGCAGAAGGCGTTCTTCCCCCAGCAGGACCAGCCCGATCACACCTGCCCCTGTCTCTGGATCGCCGACAACGTCGATGCCTACGCCCTCGAAGCGTATCTGGCGAAACTCGATCCGACCAAGACCATCGTCGTCACGGTCTCCAAATCCGGCGGCACCATTGAAACCGTTGGACAATATTTCATCCTCAAGGAATGGGCGCAAAAGCACCTGGGCGATGCATGGACCAAACACATGCTACTCGTTACCGACGAGGAAAAGGGATTCCTGCGCGGCGAAGCGAACAAGCACGGTATTCACGCATTACCCGTGCCGGACCACCTTGGCGGCCGCTATTCCGTACTTTCCGCCGTGGGTCTTATCCCCGCTGCATTCATGGGCATCGATATCGACGCGCTGGTTGAAGGCGCGCGTGAGATCGTCGGCCCCCTGACCGAAGACAACCTTTCCGGCAAAGTACTCGAACAGCACAGTGCATTCCAGTTGGCTGCCTGGGCCGCTGCTCTGCAGGATAAGGGATTTGATGAAATGATATTTTTTGCCTATATCCCCCTGTGGGCCAGTTTCGGTGACTGGTTCGCCCAGCTCTGGGCCGAGTCTTTGGGGAAAGAAGGCAAAGGCAGCCAGCCGATCCCGGCTATCGGTGTGACGGACCAGCACTCCGTGAACCAGATGTTCATGGACGGCATCCGCAACAAGGCGTGCCTCTTCCTGACATGCCCCAATCTCCCGGCTGGACCCCGGTTCCCGGCAGACCTGCCCGATCAGTTCGATTATGTCCGCAACAAGGACTTCGGCGAACTGATTCAGGCGGAAGCGCTCGGAACCCGCATGGCGCTCTCCCAGAACGGTGTACCGTTAGTGGAAATGCGCATGGGCGAAGACGGACCGAAACAGGCAGGAAAGTTGATCGCGCTTCTTGGCACGGCCACGATCCTGACCGGTTGGCTCATGGGCATCAACCCCCTGGATCAGCCCGCCGTCGAACTTGGCAAACGGCTTGCCAAGGCCCGCATGAACGCGGACGGTCTGGAAGAGGAAAAAGCGGACCTCAACAACTTCCTCACAGCTGACAGGGATATACGGGAGTTCTAA
- the radA gene encoding DNA repair protein RadA has translation MKTKEAYRCAECGAQSPRWQGQCTACKQWNTLEPVTVTKKASTPVGAAASQDKPRPLEELATEELHARTSGIPSLDELLGSGLVPGAAILLGGEPGIGKSTLLLQLAGSQAKLGHTGVYLSGEESLPQLKGRAERLELLGPGLLAISTNKVEDALAILDGPNPPELLIVDSVQTLASPLAEGIPGSISQVRAVSAELVEKTKKTGTTLILVGHVTKDGQIAGPKLLEHMVDTVLYLEGDRKHFSRILRVLKNRFGPSDELVVFTMKEKGLEVVEDPATFFLGSRDPSLSGTAMAMAVDGQRPFAVEVQALVSKSFLSIPRRTALGFDTNRLNLLLAVLEKRLRLNLSGHDIYAKITGGLATKDPGLDLAVIAAILSSFYDQPLPESSVYWGEIDLNGQVRPVAAHDVRLKQAKRLGHNPVCHSGTSPTLADLQRVLFGKSQ, from the coding sequence ATGAAAACCAAGGAAGCCTACCGCTGTGCAGAATGCGGCGCGCAATCGCCCCGCTGGCAGGGCCAATGCACCGCGTGCAAGCAGTGGAATACACTGGAACCGGTCACCGTGACCAAAAAGGCATCGACTCCGGTGGGTGCTGCTGCCTCACAGGACAAACCGCGCCCTCTGGAAGAACTTGCCACCGAAGAACTCCACGCCCGCACCTCCGGCATCCCCTCATTGGATGAGCTGCTTGGCTCCGGACTTGTGCCGGGTGCCGCCATCCTGCTGGGCGGCGAACCGGGCATCGGCAAATCCACGCTCCTGCTCCAACTGGCCGGCAGTCAGGCCAAACTCGGACACACCGGTGTCTATCTTTCCGGCGAGGAATCCCTGCCGCAACTCAAAGGTCGCGCGGAACGACTTGAACTGCTTGGACCCGGGCTGCTCGCCATCTCCACCAACAAGGTGGAAGACGCCCTTGCCATTCTTGATGGCCCCAATCCGCCGGAACTGCTGATCGTTGACTCGGTCCAGACCCTGGCTTCCCCTCTGGCCGAAGGCATTCCCGGCTCCATCAGCCAGGTTCGCGCTGTTTCCGCCGAACTGGTGGAAAAGACCAAAAAGACCGGCACCACCCTGATTCTGGTCGGCCACGTAACCAAGGACGGCCAGATCGCCGGTCCCAAGTTGCTGGAACACATGGTGGATACCGTGCTTTACCTTGAGGGCGACCGTAAGCATTTTTCCCGCATCCTGCGCGTACTCAAGAACCGCTTTGGCCCCAGTGACGAACTCGTGGTCTTCACCATGAAGGAGAAAGGACTGGAGGTGGTCGAAGACCCGGCAACCTTCTTCCTCGGCTCGCGGGACCCGTCCCTTTCAGGAACCGCCATGGCCATGGCCGTGGACGGACAGCGCCCCTTTGCCGTTGAAGTACAGGCCCTGGTTTCCAAGTCGTTTCTCTCCATCCCGCGCCGTACGGCTCTGGGATTCGACACCAATCGACTCAATCTGCTGCTGGCCGTGTTGGAAAAGCGGTTGCGCCTGAACCTGAGCGGTCACGATATTTACGCCAAGATCACCGGCGGCCTTGCCACCAAGGACCCGGGGCTCGATCTAGCTGTCATCGCCGCAATCCTTTCGTCCTTTTATGATCAGCCGCTGCCGGAATCCTCGGTATACTGGGGTGAAATCGACCTCAACGGACAGGTCCGCCCCGTCGCCGCCCATGACGTCCGCCTCAAGCAAGCCAAACGGCTGGGACACAATCCGGTATGTCATTCGGGAACCAGCCCCACACTGGCTGACCTGCAACGTGTTTTGTTCGGTAAAAGTCAGTAG
- a CDS encoding aminotransferase-like domain-containing protein, which yields MTIWLPELSGLSGPRYKAIADALEADIKSGKLPPGTKLPTHRELADQLDVTVGTITRGYAEAARRGLLRGETGRGTFVGPAADKRLLCHQENISPSLVNMRVSLPFEHLAPDIGATLQAIGSDLSAQTLLEYFPSEGRLVDREAGVEWLRRYNLESCADDVALTVGGQNALAVVLSAIFRPGDALAVEGITYPLIKALANRFNIHLLPVKQDEFGMIPDSLDEVCRNNTVRGVYLMPTYQNPTTARLPEYRRHEIVNIARRYDLSILEDDAYALPAGDLGTPLATLAPERTFFVASLSKSLAGGLRVAYLHFPNRFANVIKSAIADLVWMTPPLTAEIARRWIMDGTADRTLAIKRKAASECAEMARTLLAGLDVTMPKSGYYAWLKLPEPWTARDFAREARKHDVLVNTDDVFVVGRQPLPHAIRLGLSGATTMDNLERGLRTVRTILTPR from the coding sequence ATGACAATATGGCTCCCCGAACTGTCCGGCTTGTCCGGTCCCCGCTACAAAGCGATTGCTGATGCCCTCGAAGCCGATATCAAGTCAGGCAAACTTCCCCCCGGCACGAAACTGCCCACCCATCGAGAACTGGCCGACCAACTGGATGTCACCGTGGGGACAATAACCCGCGGGTACGCCGAAGCCGCCCGACGCGGTTTGCTTCGCGGCGAAACCGGTCGCGGGACCTTTGTCGGTCCGGCAGCAGACAAGCGGCTCCTGTGCCATCAGGAGAACATCAGCCCCAGCCTGGTAAACATGCGGGTTTCCCTGCCATTCGAGCACCTTGCGCCCGACATCGGCGCCACACTTCAGGCTATCGGAAGCGATCTGTCTGCACAGACACTGCTGGAGTATTTCCCGTCAGAGGGGCGGCTTGTGGACAGAGAGGCGGGCGTTGAATGGCTACGCCGATACAATCTGGAGTCCTGCGCCGATGACGTTGCGCTGACCGTCGGCGGGCAGAACGCCTTGGCCGTGGTGCTCAGTGCCATTTTCCGCCCCGGTGACGCCTTGGCTGTGGAGGGGATCACCTACCCCTTGATCAAGGCGCTCGCAAACCGCTTCAACATCCACCTGCTGCCGGTAAAACAGGATGAGTTCGGCATGATACCGGACTCACTGGATGAAGTGTGCCGGAACAACACGGTACGCGGCGTCTACCTCATGCCGACCTATCAAAATCCGACCACAGCCCGTCTGCCAGAGTACCGTCGTCACGAAATAGTCAACATTGCCCGCCGATACGATCTCTCCATTCTTGAAGACGATGCCTACGCATTACCAGCAGGCGATCTGGGCACTCCGCTTGCTACATTGGCACCGGAACGAACATTTTTTGTGGCTTCTCTTTCGAAATCGCTGGCCGGGGGGCTTCGGGTAGCATACCTTCATTTCCCAAACCGTTTTGCCAATGTGATCAAAAGTGCCATTGCCGATCTGGTCTGGATGACTCCGCCCCTGACCGCGGAAATAGCCAGACGTTGGATTATGGACGGCACGGCAGACCGCACGCTCGCCATCAAACGAAAGGCGGCATCAGAATGTGCGGAAATGGCGCGAACTCTACTTGCAGGACTGGACGTAACCATGCCAAAAAGCGGGTATTACGCTTGGCTCAAGCTGCCGGAGCCATGGACGGCCCGCGATTTTGCGCGGGAGGCACGCAAACACGACGTTCTCGTCAACACCGACGATGTGTTCGTGGTCGGGCGCCAACCGCTGCCCCATGCCATTCGTCTCGGTTTGAGCGGGGCGACAACCATGGATAATCTGGAACGCGGACTGCGGACTGTTCGCACGATCCTGACCCCGCGTTAG
- a CDS encoding AzlC family ABC transporter permease, with product MDTTRSAFILGMREVSPMLLGVLPFGVICGAVCSGVGMPEWSAAGMSVIIFAGASQLAAIQLMTENASLPVVILTGLIINARFLMYSVSIASHFNGIGAGRKCILSYFLTDQSYAISMNRFAVAEYSQRLKVAYYMGNACIMWVAFNATTVLGAYLGAIIPPEWNLDFAVPLTFTALVIPAVKDRPALLAAVVSGVVAYFADPLPYNLGLITAAVCGIVVGYVAEGRKSNG from the coding sequence ATGGATACGACTCGATCAGCTTTTATTCTCGGTATGCGCGAGGTCAGCCCGATGCTTCTGGGGGTGCTCCCCTTCGGCGTGATCTGCGGCGCGGTCTGCTCCGGGGTCGGCATGCCCGAGTGGTCGGCGGCCGGAATGTCGGTCATCATCTTTGCCGGTGCATCCCAACTGGCAGCCATCCAGTTGATGACCGAAAACGCTTCGTTGCCGGTGGTCATTCTTACCGGACTCATTATCAACGCCCGGTTCCTGATGTATTCGGTATCCATTGCCTCCCATTTCAATGGCATCGGCGCAGGTAGAAAGTGCATCCTGTCCTATTTTCTCACGGATCAGTCGTATGCCATTTCCATGAATCGTTTTGCCGTGGCCGAGTACAGCCAGCGGCTCAAGGTCGCCTACTACATGGGTAACGCCTGCATCATGTGGGTGGCCTTCAATGCGACCACAGTCCTTGGCGCCTATCTGGGGGCGATAATCCCTCCCGAGTGGAATCTCGATTTTGCCGTGCCGCTGACATTCACGGCGCTGGTCATTCCTGCGGTCAAGGATCGCCCCGCGCTGCTCGCTGCCGTGGTCTCGGGTGTGGTCGCCTATTTTGCCGATCCCCTGCCGTACAATCTTGGACTGATAACGGCTGCGGTCTGCGGCATTGTTGTCGGCTATGTGGCCGAAGGGAGAAAGAGCAATGGTTGA
- a CDS encoding AzlD domain-containing protein: MVDMVQYWPVVLGIGLGTFLIRYSFILIIDKITLPEPFLRMLRFIPASVLPALVVPSVLLSGDGVTVFDNWERVVAAIIAVGVAWKTRNMLATIACGMVSLWVLQAIPL; this comes from the coding sequence ATGGTTGATATGGTGCAATATTGGCCCGTGGTCCTTGGCATCGGTCTCGGCACGTTTTTGATCCGCTACTCCTTTATCCTGATTATCGATAAGATCACGTTGCCCGAGCCGTTTCTGCGCATGCTGCGATTCATCCCCGCGTCAGTACTTCCGGCGCTGGTTGTTCCTTCGGTTTTACTGAGTGGGGACGGGGTGACGGTCTTTGACAATTGGGAACGGGTGGTTGCCGCTATCATTGCCGTTGGCGTGGCATGGAAAACCCGGAACATGCTGGCGACCATTGCCTGTGGCATGGTCAGCCTGTGGGTGTTGCAGGCGATCCCTCTGTAA
- a CDS encoding exodeoxyribonuclease III encodes MIIYSWNVNGYRAVLKKDFRDWLDSCGGDVVMLQETKAHPDQIDDDNRQPDSFSNAYWNWSKKKKGYSGVACFTNPEPLEVNIGLPDPAYQDEGRVLHLEYPDFHLFNIYFPNGQMSDERLEFKLGFYDCFLEHAEELRKTKPIVVGGDFNTAHKEIDLKNPKSNADRSGFLPIEREWLDKFIDHGYVDTFRMFEDGPHHYSWWSYRFNARKNNAGWRIDYFFVSEELKDKVVRAWIEPEVMGSDHCPIGVEIDV; translated from the coding sequence ATGATCATATATTCCTGGAACGTAAACGGCTACCGGGCCGTACTGAAGAAAGACTTTCGCGACTGGCTCGACTCGTGCGGTGGCGATGTGGTCATGCTGCAGGAGACCAAGGCGCACCCGGACCAGATAGATGACGACAATCGACAGCCCGATTCCTTTTCCAATGCCTACTGGAACTGGTCCAAGAAGAAAAAAGGCTATTCCGGTGTGGCCTGCTTCACTAATCCCGAACCGCTGGAAGTGAACATCGGTCTGCCCGACCCCGCCTATCAGGACGAAGGCCGCGTGCTGCACCTCGAATACCCCGACTTCCACCTCTTCAATATTTATTTCCCCAACGGACAGATGTCGGACGAACGCCTGGAGTTCAAGCTCGGCTTCTACGACTGCTTTCTGGAACACGCCGAGGAACTGCGCAAGACCAAGCCCATCGTCGTGGGCGGCGATTTCAATACGGCCCACAAGGAAATCGACCTCAAGAACCCCAAGTCCAATGCGGATCGTTCCGGGTTCCTGCCCATTGAGCGGGAGTGGCTCGACAAGTTCATCGACCATGGCTACGTGGACACCTTCCGCATGTTCGAGGATGGCCCGCACCACTATTCATGGTGGTCGTACCGCTTCAACGCCCGCAAGAACAACGCGGGGTGGCGTATCGACTACTTTTTCGTATCCGAAGAACTCAAGGACAAGGTTGTCAGGGCATGGATCGAGCCGGAGGTCATGGGGTCGGACCACTGCCCCATCGGAGTGGAGATCGACGTTTAG
- a CDS encoding DJ-1/PfpI family protein has protein sequence MAAKKILMLVGDFVEDYEAMVPFQMLLMVGHDVHTVCPGKKAGETVATAVHDFEGHQTYTEKPGHNFTVTTTFEEIKAEDYDGLVIPGGRSPEYLRLNPEVIACVQHFAKANKPIAAVCHGQQLLTAADVVKGKTCTAYPAVKPEVEAAGGTWCEVNETASNACVDGNIVTGPAWPAHPEWMREFLKVLGSTIEP, from the coding sequence ATGGCTGCCAAAAAAATACTGATGCTGGTTGGTGATTTCGTTGAAGACTACGAGGCCATGGTGCCGTTTCAGATGCTGCTGATGGTCGGACACGACGTCCACACGGTCTGCCCCGGCAAGAAAGCCGGTGAAACCGTTGCCACCGCAGTTCATGATTTCGAAGGACATCAGACCTATACGGAAAAACCGGGCCACAACTTCACGGTCACCACGACCTTTGAAGAGATCAAGGCCGAAGACTACGACGGGCTGGTCATTCCCGGCGGACGTTCTCCGGAATATCTGCGCCTGAACCCTGAGGTCATCGCCTGCGTGCAGCACTTTGCCAAGGCCAACAAGCCCATTGCCGCTGTCTGCCACGGCCAGCAGTTGCTGACCGCTGCGGATGTGGTCAAAGGCAAGACCTGCACCGCTTACCCGGCCGTAAAACCCGAAGTCGAAGCCGCTGGCGGCACATGGTGCGAAGTCAATGAAACCGCGTCCAACGCCTGCGTTGACGGCAACATCGTGACCGGCCCTGCATGGCCCGCACACCCTGAGTGGATGCGCGAGTTCCTCAAGGTCCTCGGCTCTACCATCGAACCCTAA
- a CDS encoding BaiN/RdsA family NAD(P)/FAD-dependent oxidoreductase produces MATYDVLILGAGASGLYCAMHAARRGVSVAVLDHGGKPGRKVRVAGGGKCNFTNLEVEAEHYLCANPHFVKSALARHSQWDVISFFADQGITYDEREHGQLFTREGAGKLAGILVDQCKKSGVDILMNQTIESVSGPGPFVVRTESEIYEADKLVIALGGPSWPQVGATDLGFRLAKQFGLPLVAPRPGLVPLVFPKGLRAMCENLAGNALPATITFGDQSFTDPLLFTHKGISGPAVLQISSYWEKGQPVLIDFLPGQDVAELIEENRQSNRRLKTLLGSHLPKRLIPFLVSDEVADTSVSQLSRKHTDAAGNRIHRFRVTPVSTGGYGKAEVTVGGVDTHAVSSKTFEVNDVAGLHIIGETLDVTGHLGGYNLQWAFSSGAACGEYL; encoded by the coding sequence ATGGCAACATACGACGTTCTGATTCTCGGTGCCGGAGCTTCCGGTCTGTATTGTGCGATGCATGCCGCCCGCCGCGGCGTGTCTGTGGCTGTCCTCGATCACGGCGGCAAACCGGGCCGGAAGGTGCGGGTGGCAGGTGGAGGCAAATGCAACTTCACCAACCTTGAGGTCGAGGCAGAGCACTATCTCTGCGCCAATCCGCATTTTGTGAAGTCTGCCCTTGCGCGTCATTCCCAATGGGATGTGATCTCCTTTTTCGCAGACCAGGGCATCACCTATGATGAGCGCGAGCACGGCCAACTCTTCACCCGTGAAGGGGCTGGCAAGCTGGCGGGTATTCTGGTGGATCAGTGCAAGAAAAGCGGTGTAGACATCCTGATGAATCAGACCATCGAGTCGGTTTCAGGTCCCGGGCCGTTTGTTGTTCGCACTGAATCGGAAATATATGAGGCCGACAAGCTGGTCATCGCCCTTGGCGGTCCTTCCTGGCCGCAGGTGGGGGCCACCGATCTTGGCTTCCGTCTGGCAAAACAGTTCGGTCTACCGCTTGTTGCCCCCAGACCGGGACTGGTGCCGCTCGTGTTTCCCAAGGGACTGCGTGCCATGTGTGAAAATCTGGCCGGAAACGCTTTGCCCGCCACCATCACCTTTGGGGATCAGTCGTTCACCGATCCGCTGCTGTTCACCCACAAGGGTATCTCCGGTCCTGCCGTTCTGCAGATTTCTTCCTACTGGGAAAAGGGGCAGCCTGTTCTGATCGATTTCCTTCCCGGTCAGGATGTGGCGGAATTGATAGAAGAGAATCGCCAGTCCAACAGGCGGCTCAAGACCCTGCTCGGTTCACACTTGCCCAAGCGATTGATACCGTTCCTGGTTTCCGATGAGGTCGCAGATACATCCGTGAGCCAACTTTCCCGCAAACACACGGACGCGGCAGGGAACAGGATACACCGTTTCCGGGTGACGCCTGTTTCCACCGGAGGATACGGCAAGGCCGAAGTCACCGTGGGCGGCGTGGATACCCATGCGGTATCGTCAAAGACATTTGAAGTGAATGATGTCGCGGGACTGCACATCATCGGGGAAACCCTTGATGTAACCGGTCATCTGGGCGGATACAACCTGCAGTGGGCCTTTTCTTCGGGCGCGGCTTGCGGGGAATACCTGTAG